One Paenibacillus sp. SYP-B4298 genomic window, TTGTTAATACATCCTGCATTCTGAGCAGCATAAGATCACTCCAAACAAACAAAGATTATTATATCGACCCGCCGCCCATTTTGTCAACATTTCACACCTGCAAAAAGTAATTTCATCTAAATTCGCTCCGCTGCGTCAGACATGCTATGATCAGTTGAGAGGCGGGCTCTGCCCGCAAGCATCCCCTTCAACTCCTGTAAGGAGGCATATTTGCCATGCGCACTGTCGGAATTATTGTCGAATACAATCCGTTTCATAACGGACATCTTCATCATCTCCAGCAATCGCGGGCTGTGACGGGTGCTGACGCAGTCGTCGCCGTCATGAGCGGCTGCTTCCTCCAGCGCGGGGAGCCCGCCATGTTCGGCAAGCGAACGCGAACCGAGATGGCGCTGCGGGGCGGCTGCGATCTGGTTATCGAGCTGCCTGTCGCCTATGCGACCCAGGCCGCGGAATGGTTCGCCTATGGAGCCGTATCGTTGCTGGAGGCCTCAGGCGTCGTCGATGCTCTGTGCTTCGGCAGCGAGGAGGGCGAGCTGTCTGCGCTGCGCGCCATCGCCGCCTGCCTGTCCAGCGAGCCGGAGCCATTCAAGCTGCTGCTGCGCGAGGAGCTGGCACAAGGCAGCAGCTATCCTTCTGCTTACAGCGCAGCCGTCAAGCGGCATCTGATCGCCATCGGCGAGCTGCAGGCCGCCAGGCTGCCGCTGGATCGACCCAACAATACGCTGGGGCTGCATTATCTGCTCGCCCTAGAGCGGCTCTCCAGCTCCATCGAGCCTTTCACCATTATACGCGAGAAGGCAGACTATAATCAAAAAAGCGTCACCGACCAACGGATCGCCAGCGCCACCGCCATCCGCGCCCTGATTACAGGCGAGGCGGATATGGAGCGGATCGCGCCGCTGGTGCCCGGCTCCACGCTGCAATTGATCCGCCGCGACCTTGAAGCAGGCAGGCCGCCGCTGACATGGGAGAGCTTCTACCCGCAGTTGCTTCATCTGCTCCTGTCACGCTCGGCGGAGGAGCTTGGCGACTATTATGAAATGAATGAAGGGCTGGAGCACCGGCTGCTGCAAGCCCTCTCCTCACTGCCCGGCCCGCCCCGCGGCTTCGAGGGGCTGCTAGCCGCCGCCAAGACGCGGCGCTACACCCGCACGAAGCTGCAGCGGGCGCTGCTGGCCGTGCTGCTCGGCCATCGCAAGCCACTGCTGGCGCGAGAGCAGCTGGCTGGCGGCATCGATTACATCCGCGTGCTCGGCTTCACCGATAAGGGGCGCGAGCTGCTGCGGCGGATGAAGCGCGCTGCGCGCGTTCCCGTGCTGCAGAGCGCCGCGCGCAGCCAGGGGCAGCACCGCTATCTGGAGCTGGATGTGCGGGCCGCAGCCGTCTACGAGGCTGCATTCGCCAGCTCCGGCCCGCGCCAGCTATACAGCGACTACTACGAGCCGCCTGTGATGCTCTAAGAGCACAGCA contains:
- a CDS encoding nucleotidyltransferase; this encodes MRTVGIIVEYNPFHNGHLHHLQQSRAVTGADAVVAVMSGCFLQRGEPAMFGKRTRTEMALRGGCDLVIELPVAYATQAAEWFAYGAVSLLEASGVVDALCFGSEEGELSALRAIAACLSSEPEPFKLLLREELAQGSSYPSAYSAAVKRHLIAIGELQAARLPLDRPNNTLGLHYLLALERLSSSIEPFTIIREKADYNQKSVTDQRIASATAIRALITGEADMERIAPLVPGSTLQLIRRDLEAGRPPLTWESFYPQLLHLLLSRSAEELGDYYEMNEGLEHRLLQALSSLPGPPRGFEGLLAAAKTRRYTRTKLQRALLAVLLGHRKPLLAREQLAGGIDYIRVLGFTDKGRELLRRMKRAARVPVLQSAARSQGQHRYLELDVRAAAVYEAAFASSGPRQLYSDYYEPPVML